In bacterium, a single genomic region encodes these proteins:
- a CDS encoding DUF1284 domain-containing protein translates to MDTYFKVRPYQLMCIFCKTEGGFTDTKEDKKLKKIKDAIAANPDMPITLVCNVASNFSYQNPGLEDDTPEGELYNKKRDIDILQKMGLVPGTTMPARSLLQKLLKSIESSSGVCGYGNMDSKIWKGCKLADSGNYEKAHKKGISLIVSERSEKECLDAKEPSVREMYSAKMLLIRPHHLMCMACFSGGPRGGAPIQEDNLFEAIDIIRKNPEIPVKLIEGPCMVCSPCKVYLPEKNICVGGSSMALRDEKKDLDVLQKLGLKYGDVLSGKELYQKLFTKIKSTKEICGFGDGIARSYEWTGCGMDGYPVYEKVRKEGMKIPGLKIKE, encoded by the coding sequence CGGATACTAAAGAGGATAAGAAATTAAAAAAAATAAAAGATGCAATAGCTGCCAACCCTGATATGCCAATAACTCTTGTGTGTAACGTAGCAAGTAATTTTTCTTACCAAAATCCCGGTTTAGAAGATGATACACCTGAAGGGGAACTATATAACAAAAAGAGAGATATTGATATACTTCAAAAGATGGGGCTTGTACCGGGAACAACTATGCCGGCTCGTTCTTTGTTACAAAAACTGTTAAAAAGTATTGAATCTTCCTCAGGTGTTTGTGGTTATGGAAATATGGATTCTAAAATATGGAAAGGGTGTAAGTTGGCAGATTCTGGCAACTATGAAAAAGCTCATAAAAAAGGTATATCTTTAATTGTTTCAGAGCGAAGTGAAAAAGAATGTTTAGATGCTAAAGAACCTTCAGTTAGAGAGATGTATAGCGCTAAAATGCTTTTAATAAGACCTCACCATCTTATGTGTATGGCTTGTTTTTCAGGTGGACCTCGAGGAGGCGCACCTATACAGGAGGACAACCTTTTTGAAGCAATAGATATTATACGTAAAAATCCAGAGATACCTGTAAAACTAATTGAAGGCCCTTGTATGGTCTGCTCACCGTGTAAGGTCTATCTTCCAGAAAAAAATATTTGTGTAGGCGGTTCTTCTATGGCTTTGCGAGACGAAAAGAAAGACCTGGACGTGTTACAAAAACTCGGTCTGAAGTATGGTGATGTTCTGTCTGGGAAAGAGTTATATCAAAAACTGTTTACTAAAATTAAATCAACTAAAGAAATTTGTGGATTTGGGGATGGCATAGCACGTTCTTATGAATGGACAGGGTGTGGTATGGATGGTTATCCAGTATATGAAAAAGTAAGAAAAGAAGGCATGAAAATACCCGGTTTAAAAATTAAAGAGTAG